Proteins co-encoded in one Methylomonas albis genomic window:
- a CDS encoding type II toxin-antitoxin system VapC family toxin, which translates to MILVVDASVALKWFFQDRDNEEDCDLALAILYGVDEGRIRLMQPPHFIAEVAAVLTREKPDEAEDDLFDLLNIESRVANEPEIYTTAIDLAARYRHHLFDTLYHAVALNTPGATLITADTAYYRKAEGSGRILLLRDYTE; encoded by the coding sequence ATGATATTGGTGGTCGATGCCAGTGTTGCGCTCAAATGGTTCTTCCAAGACCGGGACAACGAAGAAGATTGTGATTTGGCGCTAGCCATTCTCTATGGTGTCGATGAGGGGCGCATACGACTCATGCAGCCCCCGCATTTTATTGCGGAAGTGGCGGCGGTACTCACCCGCGAAAAACCAGATGAAGCGGAAGATGATCTGTTTGATTTATTAAACATTGAAAGCCGCGTAGCCAATGAACCAGAAATTTATACAACCGCAATCGACCTCGCAGCACGTTATCGGCATCACCTGTTTGATACTCTCTATCACGCAGTTGCACTAAATACTCCCGGCGCAACACTCATCACTGCCGACACCGCCTATTACCGAAAAGCCGAAGGAAGTGGTCGGATTTTGCTACTAAGGGATTACACCGAGTGA